From Sulfuracidifex tepidarius, one genomic window encodes:
- the trpC gene encoding indole-3-glycerol phosphate synthase TrpC — translation MPRYLQGWLKDVVENSMKRGYISTERRRPIYNIIERIMEFQRNNINSIIAEFKRNSPSGFSAEGDPVAYAKFMRNYAVGISVLTEEKFFKGSYDLLRSIADVVDIPILMKDFVVSESQVDSGYNLGADFVLLIVRVLTERELEGLIEYVRSFKMEALVEVHDKDDLDIALRCGAKLIGFNSRNLVTLEIDHDKQRELIASAPKDVIKVAESGIQSRDQILELKKAGADAFLIGSFLMREPEKIKEFI, via the coding sequence ATGCCTAGGTATCTGCAAGGATGGCTCAAGGACGTCGTAGAGAACTCGATGAAAAGGGGGTATATTTCAACAGAAAGGAGGAGACCAATATACAATATTATTGAAAGGATAATGGAATTCCAAAGGAACAACATAAACTCTATAATAGCCGAGTTCAAGAGAAATTCTCCTTCAGGGTTTTCCGCAGAAGGCGACCCGGTAGCTTACGCTAAGTTCATGAGAAACTACGCTGTAGGGATCAGTGTCCTTACAGAGGAGAAGTTCTTCAAGGGATCTTACGACTTACTGAGGTCTATTGCAGACGTGGTAGACATACCGATCCTCATGAAGGACTTCGTGGTCTCTGAGAGTCAAGTGGACAGCGGTTACAACCTTGGTGCGGACTTCGTGCTCTTGATAGTAAGAGTACTCACAGAAAGGGAGTTGGAAGGTTTAATAGAATACGTCAGAAGTTTCAAAATGGAAGCTCTTGTAGAAGTTCACGACAAAGACGACCTTGATATAGCTCTAAGGTGCGGAGCTAAGTTAATTGGCTTTAACTCTAGGAATCTGGTCACGCTCGAGATCGACCACGACAAGCAGAGGGAACTCATTGCCTCTGCTCCTAAGGACGTGATAAAGGTAGCTGAGAGCGGGATCCAAAGCAGGGATCAAATTCTCGAGCTTAAGAAAGCTGGTGCTGACGCCTTTCTGATAGGTTCTTTCTTGATGAGAGAGCCAGAGAAAATCAAAGAATTTATATGA